TCGAAGGGGTCAAGGGGATCGGAGCGGTCGCCCCGCCCATGCCGCCGGGGAGCCGCCACCCGGCGCCGGCCCTCCCCGCGGCGCCCCCGGGGTCGGCGGCCGGCCGGAGCCTGCGCCGGACGCACTCCGTGCAGGCCCGGCCAGTCGCGTCGCCGCGCCGCCCGCGCCAGCCCCCGCGCCCGCCGCTCCGGCGGCGCCGAGCGCGGCGATCCCGCCGACCGCGACGCCAGCGGTGATCGCCGCCCCGGCGCCCAGCGCCGGTCCGCCCGTGACCAGGGCCGAGGCGAGGTTGGGGATGAACAGGGCCAGCATGGCCAGCAGAAGCGCCGCGACCAGGATGGTCAGGGCCTCGTAGATGTCCGGATTGGCCGAAGGTTGCAGCTGATCGAAGATCGTCTGGGCGCCGGAGACCACGATGGCCAGGGCCAGGACCTTCAGTCCCGCGGACACGACGTAACCGAGCGGCCGTTCGGCCAGGAAGGCGGACTTGTTCCAGATCCCGAAAGGCAGAAGGACGAAACCGCCCAGGGTGACGATCTTGAACTCCAGAAGGGAGACGATGATCTGCAGGGCCAGAACCGCGAAGGCCAGCATGATGCCGATCATGGCCAGGCCCAGGATCAGGGCGTCGGCGAGGTTGCCGACCACATCGAGCGGGTTGTCGACCGGCGCCGGGGTGTCGCCGAGCGCCTTCACGATGCGCCAGCCCTGGGCCAGGATCGCCCCGGGATTCAGGAACTCCTCGCGGGACAGGGAGCCGCCCCCGGCCGTCAGCCCCAGTTCGAGGAAGCCGGCGTAAATGGTTTCAGAGAGTTGCTGCCAATCGTTGATCAACCAGGCGAAGGCGCCGATCAGGATCACCTTGCCGAACCCCGAGGCGAGGACCTCCCGGTTGGGCGACAGCGCCCACTGGATGCCGGTCAGGGCGACGACGAGGACGATCAGCAGGCCGAAGACGCCGTTGACCGAACCCTGGAGGGCGTCGAACCCGGCCGAGACGGTGTTGGAGAACACCACCATCAGCTCATTGGGCGTTTCCACTCCGACCGACATCGTCTGTCTCCTCAGTCGTCGGCGTGGGACAGGGGATCGAAGGCCGGCGCCGTCGGGCGCGGGGCCGTCGCCGCCCAGCGCCGGCGTCGCGCCGCATCGCCCGACGCCCTGTCGGCCGCGTCACGCGCCGTCTGTTCGGCCAGCAGGCGCGACTGGGCCAGCAGGAGGGTGCGCAGCGCCGCCATGTCCTCAGCGAGCACGGCCAGCAGCTGATTGGTCGACTGGACGGCGGCGGTCTGGCCCGTGGCCGTCTCGCTGGCCGTCAGGGCTCCGGTGAGCCGGGCCTGCCGGCCCTGCCCCAGCCGCTCCAGCTCCGCCGCCGTTCGGGCGAGGTCCTCGGCCGTCCGGCGGGCGTTGGCGGTCCGCGCCTGCCCCTGCTCCAGCAGGCGCAGCAGGTCCGCCCCCGTCAGATC
The genomic region above belongs to Brevundimonas goettingensis and contains:
- a CDS encoding conjugal transfer protein TrbJ yields the protein MLTPSSTPSPDRSRPNRRLAILAAGLVAVSLLAAAPAPAQQVVFDPRNHIENALQAARQLESLANEARSLAASPYSHLVQSSQSLHDMAELARTARGLASSINGLERQFQTLYPEDLTGADLLRLLEQGQARTANARRTAEDLARTAAELERLGQGRQARLTGALTASETATGQTAAVQSTNQLLAVLAEDMAALRTLLLAQSRLLAEQTARDAADRASGDAARRRRWAATAPRPTAPAFDPLSHADD
- the trbL gene encoding P-type conjugative transfer protein TrbL, with amino-acid sequence MSVGVETPNELMVVFSNTVSAGFDALQGSVNGVFGLLIVLVVALTGIQWALSPNREVLASGFGKVILIGAFAWLINDWQQLSETIYAGFLELGLTAGGGSLSREEFLNPGAILAQGWRIVKALGDTPAPVDNPLDVVGNLADALILGLAMIGIMLAFAVLALQIIVSLLEFKIVTLGGFVLLPFGIWNKSAFLAERPLGYVVSAGLKVLALAIVVSGAQTIFDQLQPSANPDIYEALTILVAALLLAMLALFIPNLASALVTGGPALGAGAAITAGVAVGGIAALGAAGAAGAGAGAGGAATRLAGPARSASGAGSGRPPTPGAPRGGPAPGGGSPAAWAGRPLRSP